In Carnobacterium sp. CP1, the following are encoded in one genomic region:
- a CDS encoding mannose/fructose/sorbose PTS transporter subunit IIB encodes MTMDIRLVRIDDRLIHGQVATVWAKVTKVNRILVVSDEVAKDTLRKTLLKQAAPPGVAVNVIAIDKMISIADDPKFSSFKALLLFTNPQDVRRVVEGGISLRSVNIGGMSFSDGKKMITNAVAVNDKDVEDLKFLNEQGIELEIRKVVADNKVNMMDLLKKENLL; translated from the coding sequence ATGACAATGGATATTCGCTTAGTGCGAATTGACGACCGTTTGATTCATGGTCAAGTGGCCACTGTGTGGGCAAAAGTCACAAAAGTAAACCGTATCTTGGTGGTAAGTGATGAAGTAGCTAAAGATACATTGAGAAAAACACTACTAAAACAAGCAGCACCTCCAGGGGTAGCTGTTAATGTCATCGCCATTGATAAAATGATTTCTATTGCTGATGATCCTAAATTTAGCAGCTTTAAAGCATTGCTGCTGTTTACAAATCCGCAAGATGTCAGAAGAGTAGTAGAGGGAGGAATCTCATTGCGTTCAGTCAACATTGGAGGAATGAGTTTTTCAGATGGCAAAAAAATGATCACGAATGCCGTCGCAGTAAACGACAAAGATGTAGAAGATTTAAAATTTTTAAACGAACAAGGAATTGAATTGGAAATCCGCAAAGTTGTTGCGGATAATAAAGTAAATATGATGGATTTATTGAAAAAAGAAAATTTGTTATGA
- the serC gene encoding 3-phosphoserine/phosphohydroxythreonine transaminase: protein MKRVYNFSAGPAVLPESVLKKVQEELLSYQGSGMSVMELSHRSSLFQSIIDDAEALLRELMEIPSNYKVLFLQGGASLQFSMVPMNLGKQKAAYVNTGSWSKKAISEAKKIKGLEIEEIASAAETNFTTVPTVPMVSQDMDYLHITTNNTIEGTTFFVPPAAGKVPLVADMSSNILSSQYTVSDFGLIYAGAQKNIGPAGLTIVIIREDLIGLNETSSAMLDYKIQADNHSLYNTPPTFSIYVAKLVFEWLKDLGGVAKMEKMNRKKAELLYSTIDASSLYASPVEKSARSLTNIPFITGKSELDKQFIEEAEAAGFLNLKGHRSVGGMRASLYNAFPFEGVQALVAFMQAFEEKVRGDD, encoded by the coding sequence GTGAAACGTGTGTATAATTTTTCGGCTGGACCGGCAGTTTTACCAGAGTCAGTATTAAAAAAAGTTCAAGAAGAACTGCTTTCTTATCAAGGAAGCGGTATGTCAGTCATGGAATTGAGCCATCGCTCATCCTTGTTCCAGTCTATTATTGACGATGCGGAAGCTTTGTTGCGTGAATTGATGGAGATACCTTCCAATTACAAAGTTCTTTTCTTGCAAGGAGGAGCCAGTTTACAATTCAGCATGGTTCCGATGAATCTAGGCAAACAAAAAGCAGCTTATGTCAATACAGGAAGTTGGTCAAAAAAGGCTATTTCTGAAGCAAAAAAAATCAAAGGGCTGGAAATTGAAGAGATTGCCAGTGCTGCGGAAACAAACTTTACAACCGTTCCTACTGTACCGATGGTTTCACAAGATATGGATTATTTACATATCACGACCAATAACACTATCGAAGGCACGACTTTCTTTGTGCCGCCGGCTGCTGGAAAAGTACCGCTGGTTGCAGACATGTCATCGAATATTTTGTCCAGTCAGTATACTGTATCAGATTTTGGGTTGATTTATGCGGGAGCACAAAAAAACATTGGACCTGCGGGATTAACGATCGTCATTATCCGAGAAGATTTGATTGGATTAAATGAAACATCATCTGCTATGTTGGATTACAAAATTCAAGCGGACAACCATTCTCTTTACAATACGCCGCCGACATTTAGCATTTATGTTGCCAAATTAGTTTTTGAGTGGTTGAAAGATTTGGGTGGAGTAGCCAAAATGGAAAAAATGAACCGTAAAAAGGCTGAATTACTGTATTCGACCATTGATGCCTCATCTCTATATGCCTCGCCTGTTGAAAAAAGTGCTCGTTCGCTGACCAATATTCCTTTCATTACTGGAAAAAGCGAGCTAGACAAGCAATTTATCGAGGAAGCTGAAGCAGCAGGGTTTCTGAATTTAAAAGGGCATCGTTCAGTAGGAGGAATGCGGGCTAGCTTATACAATGCTTTTCCGTTTGAAGGTGTACAAGCATTGGTTGCATTTATGCAAGCATTTGAAGAAAAAGTAAGAGGAGACGATTAA
- a CDS encoding 3-phosphoglycerate dehydrogenase family protein, translating into MLNIKTYNAIAEEGINKFEPDQYRLNETDNPDAYLLRSQNLHSMTFPSNLKAIARAGAGTNNIPVAACSDQGVVVFNTPGANANAVKELVLASLILASRPIIEGAIWTKTVKGPEIEQQVEAEKKQFVGTEIAGKQLGVIGLGAIGAMVANDAYRLGMNVVGYDPYVSVDTAWTISRRVKRAHSIEEVLATSDFITVHVPLMEETKELLNAEKLSLVKDNAVLLNFSRGELVDIDAVVNALENGELKQYLTDFADERLMGVEKALVLPHLGASTAEAEINCAEMAAKTLKYFLETGNIIHSVNFPTVEMAFTSPIRIAIVNRNVTNMIGQMSSGLALSGINIVNIINRSREDYAYTLIDIEEIADDQIQTVVKRIEEVEGILTVRVIKNPTKE; encoded by the coding sequence ATGCTGAATATCAAGACCTATAATGCTATTGCTGAAGAAGGAATCAATAAATTTGAGCCGGACCAGTACCGCTTGAATGAAACGGACAATCCTGATGCTTATTTACTGAGAAGTCAAAATTTACATTCCATGACATTTCCCAGCAATTTAAAGGCGATTGCTAGAGCAGGTGCAGGAACCAATAATATTCCGGTGGCAGCTTGTTCCGATCAAGGAGTCGTTGTTTTTAATACACCAGGAGCGAATGCGAACGCAGTCAAAGAGTTGGTACTGGCCAGCTTGATCTTAGCTTCTCGTCCCATCATTGAAGGAGCTATCTGGACAAAAACAGTAAAAGGCCCGGAAATCGAACAACAAGTGGAAGCTGAAAAAAAACAGTTTGTTGGTACCGAAATTGCTGGAAAGCAATTAGGTGTGATTGGACTAGGAGCGATTGGGGCAATGGTTGCAAACGATGCGTATCGTTTAGGGATGAACGTCGTCGGCTACGATCCTTATGTCTCAGTAGATACTGCTTGGACTATTTCCAGAAGAGTCAAGCGTGCCCATTCAATTGAAGAAGTTTTAGCAACATCGGATTTTATTACTGTCCACGTTCCTTTAATGGAAGAAACTAAAGAACTGCTTAACGCAGAAAAACTCTCTTTGGTAAAAGACAATGCTGTTTTATTAAACTTCTCGCGTGGCGAACTCGTGGATATAGATGCAGTAGTCAACGCTTTGGAAAACGGCGAGTTGAAACAGTACTTAACCGATTTTGCAGATGAACGGTTGATGGGCGTTGAAAAAGCGTTGGTTTTACCACACTTAGGAGCTTCTACAGCAGAAGCAGAAATCAATTGTGCTGAAATGGCCGCTAAAACGTTGAAATACTTTTTGGAAACCGGCAATATCATTCATTCCGTCAATTTTCCAACAGTAGAAATGGCTTTTACATCTCCTATACGGATAGCCATCGTGAATCGAAATGTAACCAATATGATTGGACAAATGTCGTCTGGATTGGCTTTAAGCGGCATCAATATCGTGAATATTATCAACCGAAGCCGCGAAGACTATGCTTATACATTGATCGATATCGAAGAAATCGCAGACGATCAGATACAAACAGTTGTTAAACGCATCGAAGAAGTTGAAGGCATTTTAACTGTTCGCGTCATAAAAAATCCAACTAAAGAGTAA
- a CDS encoding DUF1015 domain-containing protein, whose amino-acid sequence MVQIKPFKAIRPNETVVKEVASLPYDVLDSNEARLIGDQNPQSFLHIDKAEIDLAKDYSPYAKEVYQKAAENLKAFIEKGWLKQDKTENFYIYQLTMNGRPQTGLVVCTAVEDYLNKKIKKHEFTRAEKELDRINHVDTTDANTSPIFLTYRENQTVNELLTSWMNQQEAMYDFTSFHEVRHQVWAIDQKETIEQLVVLFAEQIDSLYIADGHHRTESAVKVALKRRAQFPTVPANTEFNYFLSVLFPEEQLAIMDYNRVVDVPIEEDYLDQVAKKFDIQEVGMEPFKPQEPKTMGMYLNGQWYKLTAKPEIRSTDAVNGLDVAILQDQILRPIFDIQDIRTDERIDFIGGIRGLGELVEAVDSGKFTVAFAMYPTTMDELLKVADSGEVMPPKSTWFEPKLLSGLFVHDLESDAGF is encoded by the coding sequence ATGGTACAAATAAAACCTTTTAAAGCTATTCGACCAAATGAAACAGTTGTTAAAGAAGTGGCCTCATTGCCTTATGACGTTTTAGATTCCAACGAAGCGCGTCTGATTGGGGATCAAAATCCCCAGTCTTTTTTACATATCGATAAAGCAGAAATCGATTTAGCCAAAGACTACTCCCCATATGCAAAAGAAGTGTATCAAAAAGCTGCCGAAAATTTAAAAGCTTTTATTGAAAAAGGCTGGCTTAAACAAGATAAGACCGAGAACTTCTATATCTACCAGTTAACAATGAACGGCCGTCCACAAACGGGTTTAGTGGTTTGTACAGCGGTGGAAGATTATTTGAATAAAAAGATTAAAAAGCATGAATTTACTCGTGCTGAAAAAGAATTGGATCGGATCAATCATGTCGATACGACGGACGCCAATACTAGTCCTATTTTTTTAACCTATCGTGAAAACCAAACGGTTAATGAACTGCTCACAAGTTGGATGAATCAACAAGAAGCAATGTATGACTTTACTAGTTTCCATGAGGTTAGACACCAAGTTTGGGCAATTGACCAAAAAGAAACGATTGAACAATTGGTTGTTCTCTTTGCTGAACAGATTGATTCTTTGTATATTGCCGATGGACACCACCGGACAGAATCAGCTGTTAAGGTAGCCTTAAAGCGCCGTGCACAATTTCCAACTGTTCCAGCTAATACAGAATTCAACTACTTTTTATCGGTTTTATTTCCAGAAGAACAATTGGCGATCATGGATTACAATCGTGTAGTGGATGTTCCAATCGAAGAAGATTATTTAGACCAAGTAGCCAAGAAGTTTGATATACAAGAAGTTGGGATGGAACCATTTAAGCCTCAGGAACCTAAAACAATGGGCATGTATTTAAACGGTCAGTGGTATAAATTAACCGCAAAACCTGAAATCCGTTCGACAGATGCAGTAAATGGGCTAGATGTTGCGATTTTGCAGGATCAAATCTTAAGACCAATTTTTGATATTCAAGATATTCGAACAGACGAACGGATTGACTTTATTGGCGGTATTCGTGGATTGGGAGAATTAGTTGAAGCCGTTGACAGCGGAAAATTTACCGTTGCTTTTGCTATGTATCCCACAACGATGGATGAATTGTTGAAAGTAGCGGACAGCGGAGAAGTAATGCCGCCGAAATCTACGTGGTTTGAACCGAAATTGTTAAGCGGCTTATTTGTACACGATTTAGAGAGTGATGCTGGATTCTGA
- the secG gene encoding preprotein translocase subunit SecG: MYNTFLIAELIISVLLIIVVVMQPSKTNNAASALTGGAEQLFGKQKARGFEAVLQRTTVVLGIAFFAVALILAYLSAN; this comes from the coding sequence TTGTATAATACCTTTTTAATTGCTGAACTAATCATATCAGTTTTACTTATTATTGTGGTTGTGATGCAGCCATCAAAAACCAACAATGCAGCTAGTGCGCTCACAGGTGGCGCAGAACAATTATTTGGAAAACAAAAGGCCCGTGGATTTGAAGCAGTTTTGCAACGAACAACGGTAGTATTGGGTATTGCTTTCTTTGCAGTCGCTCTAATTTTAGCCTATTTATCAGCAAATTAA
- a CDS encoding alpha/beta hydrolase — protein MVKKTLPQPFFFERGPKAVLLMHAYTGTPNDVRMMGRALEKENYTVYAPLFKGHGTLDPEDILAASPTDWIQDAKEALQFLAEKGYQQVAVFGLSLGGIIATKMMVDENILASGTFCSPVIRYEQNNVRSTFLKYVELVKKHAGQSADEINARMPLVENGLDKQLKGISEIVLSMEPAYKTLTKPMFIAQAGKDELIDPQIAVQFKEALVQAEVDFHWYENSKHAITVGVDHKELEKDVLNFLSDLNWNGE, from the coding sequence ATGGTAAAAAAAACGCTGCCACAACCATTTTTTTTTGAAAGAGGTCCGAAAGCGGTCTTATTGATGCACGCCTACACAGGTACGCCCAATGATGTCCGGATGATGGGTCGTGCTTTAGAAAAAGAAAATTACACAGTGTATGCACCACTATTTAAAGGGCACGGTACATTAGACCCTGAGGATATTTTAGCGGCGTCGCCAACAGATTGGATACAAGACGCAAAAGAGGCTTTACAGTTTTTGGCTGAGAAAGGCTATCAACAAGTAGCTGTTTTTGGATTATCCTTAGGAGGAATCATTGCTACAAAAATGATGGTCGATGAAAACATTTTAGCCAGCGGTACATTCTGTTCCCCGGTAATTCGGTATGAACAAAATAATGTTCGTTCGACCTTTTTGAAATATGTCGAGCTAGTGAAAAAGCATGCTGGACAATCCGCTGATGAAATCAATGCACGGATGCCTTTAGTCGAAAACGGCTTAGATAAACAATTAAAAGGAATTTCCGAAATTGTGCTGTCGATGGAACCGGCTTACAAGACATTAACAAAACCGATGTTCATTGCCCAAGCAGGGAAAGATGAATTGATCGATCCGCAAATTGCGGTTCAATTTAAAGAAGCATTGGTTCAAGCAGAAGTAGATTTTCATTGGTATGAAAATAGTAAACACGCCATTACAGTTGGCGTGGATCATAAAGAGTTAGAAAAGGATGTTCTTAATTTCCTATCTGATTTGAATTGGAATGGAGAGTAG
- the rnr gene encoding ribonuclease R codes for MKNKETIKEAILVFMKEQKKMSFQVKEISEGMELTSSTDFKLLVSTLAEMEREGTVFLNKKGQFKLPTEEPVLSGTFRASDRGFGFVSIEGEEDDVYIPPNHTNFALDGDTVTIEIIRPAQPWLEKGAEGRVKAIIERKFTQLVGEFYAYTEEGIEETGLYGYIEPKDKKLTDIRVFIEEKGIKPVDGAIVLVEITLYPDNEFPRSMQGIVKTVIGHKNDPGVDILTIIYKHGIQVEFPDEVMAEANTVSEKVSQKDMEGRRDLREEILVTIDGEDAKDLDDAVTVKKLPNGNYHLGVHIADVSYYVTEGSALDTEAYDRATSVYLTDRVVPMLPHRLSNGICSLNPNEDRLAMSCEMEIDQTGVVINHDIFPSVIRSYRRMSYTQINKILMEQDETVRKEQEDLVPMFELMGELHRLLEKKRVSRGSIDFDSPEAKIIVDPEGHPLDIVLQERGIGERLIESFMLSANETVSEHYTHMKVPMIYRVHEQPDSDRMQRFMEFVTAFGISMKGSSENVTPKNLQKVLDSVAGKPEEPVISTMMLRSMKQAKYDVEPLGHYGLAAKYYSHFTSPIRRYPDLILHRLIRSYGEAGTGSAQIAKWEAQLPDIALQSSKMERRAVDAERETDALKKTEYMMDKVGEEYEGIIGSVLRFGLFIELPNTVEGLVHISNMKEDYFNYIEDQLMLVGERTGVVYRIGQKVKIKVTKADPETREIDFELIPDPDAPKADSFPQLQKNGTQHKNKGSKPKPGQGASKNPKEKQSYRNKETKRSKDKKKNKPFYKDVAKKNSVKKKRS; via the coding sequence ATGAAAAATAAAGAAACCATAAAAGAAGCCATATTAGTCTTTATGAAAGAACAAAAGAAAATGTCTTTTCAAGTAAAAGAAATCAGTGAAGGGATGGAGTTGACCAGTTCAACTGATTTTAAACTGCTTGTCTCCACTTTAGCTGAAATGGAACGTGAAGGAACCGTATTCCTCAATAAGAAAGGGCAGTTTAAATTGCCTACAGAAGAACCTGTCTTGTCGGGTACTTTTCGAGCAAGTGACCGCGGCTTTGGTTTCGTATCGATTGAAGGGGAAGAAGACGATGTTTACATTCCGCCTAACCATACGAATTTCGCCTTAGACGGCGATACGGTAACCATTGAAATCATTCGTCCAGCACAACCGTGGTTAGAAAAAGGTGCGGAAGGCCGCGTTAAAGCGATCATCGAACGCAAATTCACCCAATTGGTTGGTGAGTTTTACGCATACACAGAAGAAGGTATTGAAGAAACAGGTTTATATGGATACATCGAACCTAAAGACAAAAAATTAACCGATATTCGTGTGTTTATTGAAGAAAAAGGCATCAAGCCAGTAGACGGCGCAATTGTCCTAGTCGAAATCACACTTTATCCTGATAATGAGTTTCCCAGAAGTATGCAAGGAATCGTAAAAACCGTGATTGGGCATAAAAACGATCCAGGTGTCGATATCCTAACGATTATTTATAAACACGGTATTCAAGTGGAATTTCCAGATGAGGTAATGGCAGAAGCTAATACTGTTTCCGAAAAAGTCTCACAAAAAGACATGGAAGGCCGCCGAGACCTGCGAGAAGAAATTTTAGTGACCATTGATGGCGAAGACGCAAAAGATTTAGATGATGCGGTCACAGTTAAAAAACTTCCTAATGGCAATTACCATTTAGGGGTTCATATTGCTGACGTTTCTTACTATGTAACCGAAGGCAGCGCTTTAGATACTGAAGCTTACGACAGAGCAACCAGTGTTTATTTAACTGACCGCGTTGTACCGATGTTGCCGCACAGATTGTCCAATGGGATCTGTTCGTTAAACCCCAATGAAGATCGATTAGCAATGAGTTGCGAAATGGAAATCGACCAAACCGGTGTAGTCATCAACCACGATATTTTCCCAAGTGTCATCCGGTCTTATCGCCGCATGAGCTATACTCAAATCAATAAAATTTTGATGGAGCAAGATGAAACTGTTCGAAAAGAACAAGAAGATTTAGTTCCAATGTTTGAACTGATGGGAGAGCTGCACCGCCTTCTTGAGAAAAAACGGGTCAGCCGCGGATCAATTGATTTTGATTCTCCAGAAGCTAAAATTATTGTTGATCCAGAAGGACATCCGTTAGATATCGTATTACAAGAACGCGGTATTGGCGAACGCTTGATTGAATCCTTTATGTTATCCGCTAACGAAACGGTTTCTGAACATTACACACATATGAAAGTTCCAATGATCTATCGTGTCCATGAGCAGCCGGATAGCGATCGGATGCAGCGTTTTATGGAATTTGTTACAGCTTTCGGCATTTCCATGAAAGGTTCAAGTGAGAACGTCACACCAAAAAACTTGCAAAAAGTTTTAGACAGTGTAGCCGGAAAACCAGAAGAACCTGTTATTTCAACTATGATGTTGCGCAGTATGAAACAAGCGAAATACGATGTAGAGCCTCTGGGTCACTATGGGTTAGCTGCTAAATACTATTCGCATTTCACGTCACCAATTCGTCGTTATCCAGATTTGATTCTTCACCGCCTTATTCGTTCTTATGGCGAAGCAGGAACAGGATCCGCTCAGATTGCTAAATGGGAAGCTCAATTGCCTGATATTGCGCTTCAAAGTTCTAAAATGGAACGCCGTGCAGTGGATGCTGAACGAGAAACGGATGCTTTGAAGAAAACAGAATATATGATGGATAAAGTTGGAGAAGAGTATGAAGGGATCATCGGCTCTGTTTTAAGATTTGGTCTGTTTATCGAATTGCCGAATACAGTTGAAGGGTTAGTTCATATTTCAAATATGAAAGAGGATTACTTCAATTATATCGAAGACCAATTGATGTTAGTCGGCGAACGTACCGGAGTTGTGTATCGTATTGGACAAAAAGTTAAAATCAAAGTAACTAAAGCAGATCCGGAAACACGTGAAATTGATTTTGAATTGATCCCAGACCCAGATGCACCAAAAGCCGATTCTTTTCCGCAATTGCAAAAAAATGGCACTCAGCATAAAAATAAAGGCTCTAAACCAAAACCTGGACAAGGAGCATCCAAAAACCCTAAAGAAAAACAATCGTATCGTAATAAAGAGACGAAACGTTCAAAAGACAAAAAGAAAAACAAACCATTCTACAAAGATGTCGCTAAGAAGAATAGTGTTAAAAAGAAGCGCAGCTAA
- the smpB gene encoding SsrA-binding protein SmpB, whose translation MPKGQGKLIAQNRKARFDFIILDTVEAGIVLKGTEIKSIRAARINLKDGFARVRNGEIYLHNVHISPYEQGNQFNHDPLRTRKLLMHKKQIERLQNETKGSGNTLVPLKVYIKNGFAKVLIGVAKGKKNYDKREDLKRKDQKRDLARSLRER comes from the coding sequence ATGCCAAAAGGCCAAGGAAAACTGATTGCCCAGAATAGAAAAGCCCGGTTTGATTTTATTATCTTAGATACTGTCGAAGCTGGTATCGTTCTTAAAGGAACAGAGATAAAATCGATACGTGCTGCACGAATCAACTTAAAAGACGGTTTTGCGCGCGTTCGCAATGGTGAGATTTATTTGCACAATGTCCACATCAGCCCTTATGAACAAGGAAACCAATTTAACCACGATCCTTTACGGACAAGAAAACTACTGATGCATAAGAAGCAAATCGAACGATTGCAAAATGAAACAAAAGGCAGCGGGAATACGTTAGTACCGTTAAAAGTTTACATCAAGAACGGCTTTGCAAAAGTTTTGATTGGTGTAGCTAAAGGGAAAAAGAATTACGATAAACGTGAAGATTTAAAACGCAAAGATCAAAAACGCGATTTAGCGAGATCTTTAAGAGAAAGATAG
- a CDS encoding glutathione peroxidase → MTIYDFTVKEIDGKDVSLSKYEGKTVLIVNTASKCGLAPQFEGLEKLYEKYKDQGFVVLGFPSNQFMNQEPLNNEEIVEFCQVNYNVSFPLYEKILVNGKEAAPLYNYLTEHTGNKKIKWNFTKFLIGKDGEIIERFGPMTKPEDIDSAIAEAITA, encoded by the coding sequence ATGACAATTTATGATTTTACCGTCAAAGAAATAGATGGGAAAGACGTTTCACTAAGCAAATATGAAGGTAAAACAGTATTGATCGTTAATACGGCTAGCAAGTGCGGCTTAGCTCCTCAATTTGAGGGTTTAGAAAAGTTATATGAAAAATACAAAGACCAAGGATTTGTTGTTCTAGGATTTCCCTCTAACCAGTTTATGAATCAAGAACCTTTGAATAATGAAGAAATTGTCGAATTTTGCCAAGTGAATTACAATGTTTCGTTTCCGCTATATGAAAAAATATTGGTGAATGGAAAAGAGGCTGCTCCGCTTTATAACTATTTAACCGAGCATACCGGCAACAAAAAGATCAAATGGAACTTCACAAAATTTCTAATTGGCAAAGACGGGGAGATTATTGAACGTTTTGGCCCAATGACTAAACCTGAAGATATTGACTCGGCCATTGCTGAAGCGATTACTGCTTGA
- a CDS encoding fructose-bisphosphatase class III, translating to MDINKKYLTLLAKEYPTIGETTTEIINLEAIMNLPKGTEHFLSDIHGEYDAFQHVLRNGSGNIKEKINEIFIDRLSQKEMKMLATLIYYPEEKIRNILEDFDNQTEIDEWYRITLSRLIELCVFVASKYTRSKVRKALPNEFAYIIEELLSKDNSFANKEDYYSKIIQSILSLDRAPEFITAISYLIQRLVVDHLHVVGDIYDRGPYPDKIMDTLIDHHSVDIQWGNHDILWMGAASGSAVCIANVLRISARYDNLEIIEDAYGISLRQLLTFAEMTYPEDYAHGFYPKIDAERSDFYEEEIRQITKMHQAIAVIQFKLEGVIIKRQPDFKLEHRMVLDMIDYEKGTITIKGKSYPLTNTYFPTIDPADPYKLSKEEEFIVDKLVYAFKHSERLQKHISYLYNKGHMYLKYNDNLLFHGCVPLNEDGSFMELQIRDKQYKGKALLDKFEEILRKGYLTRNKENKEKHLDLIWYLWTGPASSLFGKDQMTTFERYYIEDKETHVEKKNAYYSMRNDVATCEKILVEFGLDPAKGHIINGHTPVKEKRGEDPIKAEGRMLVIDGGFSKAYQDTTGLAGYTLLYNSYGMQLVSHQPFTSLKNAVENEFDIMSTRRVVDRELDRKKVRETDIGRRLTKQVTDLKELLEAYQNGEILEQPRK from the coding sequence TTGGATATAAACAAAAAATATTTAACATTATTGGCTAAAGAATACCCAACCATTGGAGAAACAACAACAGAAATCATAAACTTGGAAGCCATTATGAATTTGCCTAAAGGTACGGAACACTTTTTGAGTGATATTCATGGGGAGTACGATGCCTTTCAACACGTTTTGCGCAATGGGTCTGGCAACATCAAAGAAAAAATCAATGAAATATTTATTGACCGGTTAAGTCAAAAAGAGATGAAGATGTTAGCCACATTGATTTATTATCCTGAAGAAAAAATCAGAAATATTTTGGAAGATTTTGATAATCAAACAGAAATTGATGAATGGTATCGTATTACACTGTCTCGTTTGATTGAATTATGTGTATTTGTTGCATCGAAATACACCCGTTCAAAAGTTAGAAAAGCTTTACCAAATGAATTTGCTTATATTATTGAAGAGCTTTTGTCAAAAGACAATAGTTTTGCTAATAAAGAAGATTATTACAGCAAAATCATTCAAAGCATTCTTTCATTAGATCGTGCTCCTGAATTTATTACGGCAATTTCTTATCTGATCCAACGTTTAGTTGTCGATCATCTGCATGTCGTTGGCGATATCTATGACCGTGGACCATATCCAGATAAAATTATGGATACATTGATCGATCACCATTCCGTTGATATACAGTGGGGCAATCACGATATTCTGTGGATGGGAGCAGCCAGCGGTTCTGCAGTTTGTATCGCTAATGTTTTACGGATCTCAGCACGTTACGATAATTTGGAAATCATCGAAGACGCTTATGGAATTTCGTTGCGTCAATTGTTGACCTTTGCTGAGATGACCTATCCAGAAGATTATGCACATGGTTTTTATCCCAAAATAGATGCAGAAAGATCTGATTTCTATGAAGAAGAAATTAGACAAATTACTAAAATGCATCAAGCCATTGCCGTGATTCAATTTAAACTTGAAGGAGTGATCATTAAACGGCAACCGGATTTTAAATTAGAACACAGAATGGTTCTAGATATGATCGATTATGAAAAAGGGACGATCACGATAAAAGGGAAAAGTTACCCGTTGACCAATACGTATTTCCCGACCATTGATCCAGCAGACCCTTATAAATTGAGCAAAGAAGAGGAATTTATTGTGGATAAACTGGTTTACGCTTTTAAACACAGTGAACGTCTGCAAAAACACATTTCTTATTTATACAACAAAGGACATATGTATTTGAAGTACAACGATAATTTATTGTTTCACGGCTGTGTTCCGTTGAACGAAGACGGAAGCTTTATGGAACTGCAAATTAGGGACAAGCAGTATAAAGGAAAAGCTTTGCTGGATAAGTTTGAAGAAATATTGCGCAAAGGGTACTTAACCAGAAACAAAGAAAATAAAGAAAAACACTTAGACTTGATTTGGTATCTTTGGACCGGTCCAGCTTCATCATTATTTGGAAAAGACCAAATGACAACTTTTGAGCGGTATTACATTGAAGATAAAGAAACCCATGTAGAAAAGAAAAACGCTTATTACAGTATGCGAAACGATGTCGCGACGTGCGAAAAAATCTTAGTCGAGTTCGGATTGGATCCTGCTAAGGGACATATTATTAATGGACATACACCGGTAAAAGAAAAACGGGGAGAAGACCCGATCAAAGCTGAAGGGCGCATGCTGGTTATTGACGGCGGATTTTCTAAAGCCTATCAAGACACCACTGGATTAGCTGGGTACACGCTGCTTTATAACTCATATGGAATGCAATTAGTATCGCACCAGCCCTTTACGTCGCTTAAAAATGCTGTTGAAAATGAATTTGATATCATGTCTACCCGCAGAGTCGTGGACCGTGAGCTAGACCGCAAAAAAGTGCGTGAAACCGATATTGGCAGACGCTTAACAAAACAAGTGACGGATTTAAAAGAATTATTAGAGGCTTATCAAAACGGGGAAATTCTTGAACAACCGAGAAAATGA